From the Cryptomeria japonica chromosome 2, Sugi_1.0, whole genome shotgun sequence genome, one window contains:
- the LOC131869190 gene encoding uncharacterized protein LOC131869190, with translation MDIILKLKCSKRQMTVTGEIKAARLKGIVNSPHDLVINDKESTEKTDVATKPSTKNVGIDNIGVGEQQQTEESNDPPDTGKAETTDVHIVASTESPTTAKTKKPTESPTVDSTEVNKEKPIVDTIGKASETLVNNTEKQSEKPTDESTVKQTETKGEKQLESQTTGEPCFSDSQVLETIKSLLPDQSNQH, from the exons ATGGATATAATTCTAAAGCTCAAATGTTCCAAGAGACAAATGACTGTTACTGGTGAGATTAAGGCAGCCCGGTTGAAAGGTATTGTTAATTCTCCTCATGACCTGGTTATTAACG ataaggaatcaactgagaagacAGATGTGGCAACAAAGCCATCGACAAAAAATGTTGGAATTGATAACATTGGagttggggaacaacaacaaactgaagaaTCAAATGATCCCCCAGACACTGGAAAGGCAGAGACCACAGATGTGCATATTGTTGCATCTACTGAGTCACCGACAACTGcaaaaactaaaaaaccaactgagtcaccaaCAGTAGATAGCACAGAGGTGAACAAAGAGAAACCAATAGTGGATACCATTGGTAAAGCATCAGAAACACTAGTAAATAACACTGAGAAACAATCAGAAAAACCGACAGACGAGAGCACAGTGAAACAGACAGAGACAAAAGGAGAGAAACAATTAGAGTCACAG ACTACAGGAGAACCATGTTTTAGTGATTCGCAGGTTCTAGAGACAATCAAGAGCTTACTTCCTGATCAGAGCAACCAACATTGA